A segment of the Pseudomonadota bacterium genome:
GCGATAACTGCCCCAGAGCGGCTCGGTCGTCACCGTCTCATAGGCCGCGAGATCGGCGGCTGACAACAGGCCGCCATGGGCCTTCATGTCGGCATCGATCGCCGCGGCGATGTCGCCCTTGTAGAACACATCCGAACCCTCCGCCGCGATGCGCGTCAGGCTGGTGGCCATATCGGGGTTCTGGATCACGCTGCCGATCGGTTTCGGCTGGCCGTGGTCCTGGCAATAGAGTGCGCGTCCCGCGGACGAAAAGGCGAGACGATCATGCACGGCGACGCGGCCCGGCGCATCACGCGACACCCAGTAGTAATAGACCTCCGGCGCCAGCATGTAGCCGTCGGCCGCCAGCGCGATCGCCGGTTCCAGAACTCGCTGCCAGGAGAGACTGCCGTGGCGCTGATGCGCCTCGGCGAACGCCTTCAGCGTGCCGGGCGTGGTGATCGACTGGTAGCCCAGATCGTTCACCGCGTTTTTCAGGACGAAGCCGAAACCGTCGTCCGTCTCACCCAGGACCAGGTCCTGCCACATGCCGGGCGTCGCGGCGGCCGGAACGCGTCCGTGAAAGTCGATGACCTCGTGGGATCCGCTGGCGGGCATCAGCACCTGAAGACTGCCGAAGCCGGCCAGACCGCACATCAGGGGATCGACCACGGTCTGCGCGAAGGCGCAAGCCAGCGCGGCGTCGAGCGCGTTACCGCCTTCGCGAAGAACACGCGCGCCGGCTTCGACGGCATCGGGTTGCGGCGCGACGATCATGGCTTTGGGCATCGGTGTCTTCCCTCTTTGTTGTTGGCCGCCATGATAGGTCAAGACGCGCGGTTATCCAGGCCCGCAAGCGTTTCGGGCAGTAGAGGACGCGCCCGTGGGCCGTCGTCCGGCTTGCGATGGCGCCTATGCCGTTTGACAATGGAAGTCCGACCGAATTATTATTGAATGGTCGTTCAACTTAAAGGCCTAGGAAGAGACAATGGCAACGTCGAATGTCGTGCATGCAGCGTTTCCCAAACCGCTGAGCGAGGACGCGACGCGTTCCTATACCCTGCCGGCGGATTACTACATCGATCCCGACGTCTTCGAATTGGAGAAGGAGCGGATCTTTTTCCGCACCTGGCAATACGTCGGCCCGGCGAGCGAGGTCGCCAAGGCCGGCGACTACATGACGACGACCGTTGTCGATCAGGGCGTATTCGTCATCCGCGGCCGCGACGGCGTGCTGCGCGCCTTCTATAACGTCTGCCAGCATCGCGCCCACGAACTGCTGCAGGGCAAGGGCAATGTCAAGGCGGTGATCACCTGCCCCTACCACGCCTGGGCCTATGCGCCGGACGGCAGTCTGCGGGCGGCGCGCAACTGCGAAATGGTGGCGGGCTTCGACAAGCAGGATTTCGGCTTGCGGCCGGTCCGGGTCGAGGAGTTCTGCAACCTCGTCTTCGTCAACCTGGACGACGACGCGGTGCCGTTGGCCGAGCAGGCGTCCCATCTGGAGGCGTCGATCCGCGCGTTCGTGCCGAACTACGACGAACTCGTCTTCACCGGCACCAGCACGTTCGGTGACGACGTGATGCAGGCGGGCTGGAAGGTAGTCGTCGACAACTATGTCGAATGCTACCACTGCGGCCCCGCCCATCCGGCGTTCGCCGATATGATCGACATGGCGTGCTACGAGCACACGATCGAAGGCATCTCCGCCTTCCAGTTGGGCCCGGAGACGAAGCCTGAGAACAGCGCCTACAACTTCCAAGCCGACGATCCGATCCAGCGCGCGGCGTTCTGGTATCTGTGGCCGACGACGACGATCAATATCGTGCCGGGTTCGGTCAGCGTGAACATCACGCACATCGTGCCGCGCAGCCCGACGACGACGTCCTTCGTCAACGATCGCCTGACCGTGGCCGGCGAGCCGGAGGACGAAGCGCGCAACGCCTATCTGTTCGACCTTCTGGGCCGCGAGGATCAGTTGTTGTGCGAATCGGTCCAGCGCGGCCTGCAGTCGCGGGCCTATGACCAGGGCCGCTTTATCGCCGACGAGGCCATGGGCGGCGAGGCCGAGCATGTCGTCCACTTCTTTCACCATATGGTGAGGCAGGCGCTGGAAGAGCCGTCATCCGATGGCGCTTAGCAGACCAAGCTTTGTGATCTATCCAGGTCACGTCCTGGGTATCGTTCTCTTCTGACTCTCCGACGTCCGGCGCGCGGCCCCGGCGGCTGGCGGTTGATCCGGCGGCGCCGTGACGCCGTTTGCGTGCACGCTTCTTTGCATTCGGGTAACGTCAGGAAGAGATCATGTCAGCCGATGTCGAAACACTGCCCGCCGACAGCGCGGTCGAAACGATCATCGAGGTCCTGGACGACGACGGCGTCGTCATCGTCAGCGACTTCATGGACCCGTCCCTGCTGGAACGTTTCAACACGGAAATCCAGCCCGCCATTGATACCTACAAACAGTTCCACTTCGGCAATCAGGCGATCGACGGCTTTCTGGGGTCGCGCACGGTGCGGCTGCACGGTCTGGCGGCCCATGCGCCGAGCTTCGCCGACATCATACTGGACCCGCGTCTGCTGGCGATCACCGACCACTACCTGCTGCCGTGCTGTTCAAGTTATCTATTGAGCGCCGGCGAGCTGATCGAGATCCGCGGCGGCGAGACCGCGCAGCACTTTCATGTCGATGACGGCTCGTGGCCGATCTGGGCGCGCCGGGGCGCCGACCTCCTGCAGATGAACTATATGATCGCCGCCACCGACTTCACCGCCGCCAACGGCGCCACGCTGGTGGTGCCGGGCAGCCACCGCTGGTCCCCTGACAGCGCGCCCGTCGAAGGCGAGATCGCGCAGGCGGTTATGCCGGCCGGTAGCATGGCGATCGTCCGCGGCGACACCCAGCATGCCGGCGGCACCAACACGGACGGCACGGTGCGGCGCGCGCTTTCCGTCTCCTACTGTCTGGGCTGGCTGCGCGCGGTGGAGAACAGCTATCTCAATCTGGACATCGACGTGTTGCGGGCGCTGCCGGCGAAGGCGCAGCAATTGCTTGGCTATGACATCTATGACGGCTCGCAAGACGAGGTCCGCTCTGGTTTCCTCGGCTACTACCAGATGGGCAGCCCCAAGAGCTTGTTGGACGCCTGACACGTGTCCGGCGCTCCTCTCATGCTAGTCTTCCTGCACATGATGGGAGGTGCTTGCGTGCAAGATCGGGCGACAGCGCCATGACATCGTTCGGCTTCGGAGTCGTCGGCACGGGCATGATTGCCCGTGAGGTTGCCGATGCGATCCAACAGGCCGGCAATGCGCGTCTGGTTGCCGTATCGAGCCGGTCGTTGAGCCGGGCCGAGGCCTTTGTCGCGGGCCGGGCGGGAACTCAAGCGGTCGAGGGTCTGGAACCGTTGCTGGCGCGTGACGACGTGGCTGCCGTCTATGTGGGAATTCCGACCGCGCTCAAGGAGGCCGTGGCGCTGGCGTCGACCGCGGCAGGCAAGCACGTGCTGGTCGATAAGCCGTTCATGGATGCCGCCTCGGTCGAACGCATGGCCGACGCCGCTGCCGCGGCGGGCCTCGTTTTCATGGACGCCACCCACTTTGTCCACCATCCCCGCCGCGATGCCGTCCGGGCGGCGGCCGACGAACAAATCGGCAAGCGCTTCGGTCTGCAATGCGTGTTTTACAGCCCCCTGGACGACCGATCGGACATCCGCTTTGACCCCACATTGGAACCGACCGGCGCGTTGGGCGATCTCGGCTGGTACTGCATGCGCGCCATCGTCGAATACCTGCGGCCCGAAGGTGCGGTGTCGGAGGCCGAGGTCGTTCTGCGACGCGACACCAGTACGGGTGCGGTGACCGAGGCCATTGGCGCGTTCGGCTTTGAGAGCGGCGAGACCATGACGTTCGGATCCGGCTTTCAGTGCGGCACGCGGCTGGAGGACTTCCGCCTGCTGGGCGAGAAGGGCGCTCTGGCGATGGATGACTTCGTCATGAACTGGACCAACAGCATCGGCAGCCAGGCCGCCGACGTGCCGACCGGCTACACGATCCGAACCCGGTCGATGACGCCGCAGGACTTCGTCTTCACCGAAACGCCCTCCAAGGCGTCGCAACACGTCCTCATGATCGAGGACTTCGTCAATCTTGCGGGTTCAGACGACACCGAGGCGCGGTCTGCCTACGCGAACGCCAGCATTCAAACACAGTCTCTATTGGACGTGGTCTGGGCGGCGGCAATCTGAAGCCGCAGCGCTAGACCGAGCGCGTGATGCCGCCGTCGACGCGGATGTTTTGGCCGGTGATGTAGCCTGCGCCGTCGGAAGCCAGAAAGCCGACGACGTCGGCGATCTCCTGGGTCTTGCCGTAACGTGCCATGGGGATGCGGGCGCGGAACTCCTCCTTTTCCGGCAGGCTGTCGATGAAGCCGGGCAAGACGTTGTTCATGCGGATGTTGTCGGCGGCGTACTTGTCCGAATAGAGCTTGGTGTAGGCGGCGAGGCCGGCGCGGAAGACGCCGGAGGTCGGGAACACCGGGTCCGGCTCAAACGCCGCGAAGGTCGAGATGTTGATGATGACGCCGCCCTTCTGCTGCTGCATGACCGGCGTGACCAGACGAGTCGGGCGCACGGCGCTCAGGAAGTAGACTTCCATGCCCTGGTGCCAGTCTTCATCGGAGAGGTCGACGACTGGACCGCGCGGCCCGTGACCGGCGCTGTTGACCAGGACGTCGATACGGCCCCAGGCGTCCATGGTCCCGTCGACCAGACGCTTCACGTCATCGTTCGACTGATTCGAGCCGGTGACGCCGATGCCGCCAAGCTCCTTCGCCAGCGCCTCGCCCTTGCCGGACGAAGACAGGATGGCGACGCGGAAACCATCCTCCGCCAACTTGCGGGCCGCGCCGGCGCCCATACCGCTGCCGCCCGCGGTAACAACGGCGACCTTTTCCGTGGCCATATCGACCTCCCCGATCAGTGTCATGTGCCCGTGTTTGACACAGACAGCGACCGGCGTCCAAGCCTCTCATTGGGTCGCGCGCAGGCTTCCGGCCAGATCGGCGAGGCGGACGAACTCGCGGCGGTAGCCGAAGGGATCGTCGCCCAGGGCGTTGCTGGCGAGGTCGATGACATCGCCCATCTCCCACGTTCCCAGGTGAACGTTGTCGCGCAGCAACTCGCCATAGGCGGCGACCGCGACGGCAAACCGCACGTCTTCGCTGGCCTCGGTGAGCCTGATGTCATTGTCCGGCGCCAGGATGGGCTGCTGCATG
Coding sequences within it:
- a CDS encoding SDR family oxidoreductase; amino-acid sequence: MATEKVAVVTAGGSGMGAGAARKLAEDGFRVAILSSSGKGEALAKELGGIGVTGSNQSNDDVKRLVDGTMDAWGRIDVLVNSAGHGPRGPVVDLSDEDWHQGMEVYFLSAVRPTRLVTPVMQQQKGGVIINISTFAAFEPDPVFPTSGVFRAGLAAYTKLYSDKYAADNIRMNNVLPGFIDSLPEKEEFRARIPMARYGKTQEIADVVGFLASDGAGYITGQNIRVDGGITRSV
- a CDS encoding aromatic ring-hydroxylating dioxygenase subunit alpha; this encodes MATSNVVHAAFPKPLSEDATRSYTLPADYYIDPDVFELEKERIFFRTWQYVGPASEVAKAGDYMTTTVVDQGVFVIRGRDGVLRAFYNVCQHRAHELLQGKGNVKAVITCPYHAWAYAPDGSLRAARNCEMVAGFDKQDFGLRPVRVEEFCNLVFVNLDDDAVPLAEQASHLEASIRAFVPNYDELVFTGTSTFGDDVMQAGWKVVVDNYVECYHCGPAHPAFADMIDMACYEHTIEGISAFQLGPETKPENSAYNFQADDPIQRAAFWYLWPTTTINIVPGSVSVNITHIVPRSPTTTSFVNDRLTVAGEPEDEARNAYLFDLLGREDQLLCESVQRGLQSRAYDQGRFIADEAMGGEAEHVVHFFHHMVRQALEEPSSDGA
- a CDS encoding Gfo/Idh/MocA family oxidoreductase yields the protein MTSFGFGVVGTGMIAREVADAIQQAGNARLVAVSSRSLSRAEAFVAGRAGTQAVEGLEPLLARDDVAAVYVGIPTALKEAVALASTAAGKHVLVDKPFMDAASVERMADAAAAAGLVFMDATHFVHHPRRDAVRAAADEQIGKRFGLQCVFYSPLDDRSDIRFDPTLEPTGALGDLGWYCMRAIVEYLRPEGAVSEAEVVLRRDTSTGAVTEAIGAFGFESGETMTFGSGFQCGTRLEDFRLLGEKGALAMDDFVMNWTNSIGSQAADVPTGYTIRTRSMTPQDFVFTETPSKASQHVLMIEDFVNLAGSDDTEARSAYANASIQTQSLLDVVWAAAI
- a CDS encoding phytanoyl-CoA dioxygenase family protein — its product is MSADVETLPADSAVETIIEVLDDDGVVIVSDFMDPSLLERFNTEIQPAIDTYKQFHFGNQAIDGFLGSRTVRLHGLAAHAPSFADIILDPRLLAITDHYLLPCCSSYLLSAGELIEIRGGETAQHFHVDDGSWPIWARRGADLLQMNYMIAATDFTAANGATLVVPGSHRWSPDSAPVEGEIAQAVMPAGSMAIVRGDTQHAGGTNTDGTVRRALSVSYCLGWLRAVENSYLNLDIDVLRALPAKAQQLLGYDIYDGSQDEVRSGFLGYYQMGSPKSLLDA